The proteins below come from a single Deltaproteobacteria bacterium genomic window:
- a CDS encoding choice-of-anchor J domain-containing protein, which produces MNRFVWVLALGLVACSSNSSSPDARGDGGAVSEAGGKLWPCDNPGKTCNAHSSCAINPVCAEDFICRPSSFQECDDGLECTDNVCEGAGLCRFAPKAGFCSLPVRDQKTKKTANKCFKAEERNPNDACQVCATEGDRTKWASANGGACDDGNPCTKDDYCQNGRCTGTSYQDQCADNLSCTEDVCDGKGGCGEHKLRPTSCLINGKCYSKGETDANGCNVCDPSKTQSAWTSLGDHCEIGSKCYKPGDADSTGCGVCDPATKIDGWTVKKDACLIGGKCYTPKELDTTKCGECDPSKSKTDWTSLADKCLIGATCYDNGKTDDSGCLSCNYAANAKSWTLLAGAQTQLYDFEGGAVTGWTFEGSSTAVKWQASTRRPGAGTHSLYYGDPAKGNFDTGWLDSNDGKAVSPSVAISAGKKAALRFMLYMDTESGAYSDVLEVSVVDGSTATKVWTKTYSNVKLKAWQEIVVDVTKYAGKSVKIQFVFDTVTSYTNSGEGVFIDNVQIHHGC; this is translated from the coding sequence TTGAATCGGTTCGTGTGGGTGCTGGCTCTCGGGCTGGTGGCGTGTTCGTCCAATAGTTCTTCACCCGACGCACGCGGCGACGGCGGGGCGGTGAGCGAGGCGGGGGGCAAGCTGTGGCCCTGCGACAACCCGGGCAAGACCTGCAACGCGCACAGCTCGTGCGCCATCAACCCGGTCTGCGCCGAGGACTTCATCTGCCGGCCCTCCTCGTTCCAGGAGTGCGACGACGGCCTCGAGTGCACGGACAACGTGTGCGAGGGGGCGGGCCTCTGCCGCTTCGCGCCCAAGGCGGGCTTCTGCTCGCTGCCGGTCAGAGATCAGAAAACGAAGAAGACCGCCAACAAGTGCTTCAAGGCCGAGGAGCGCAACCCGAACGACGCCTGCCAGGTCTGCGCGACGGAGGGGGACCGCACCAAGTGGGCCTCGGCCAACGGGGGCGCGTGCGATGACGGCAACCCGTGCACGAAGGACGACTACTGCCAGAACGGCCGCTGCACCGGGACGAGCTACCAGGACCAGTGTGCGGACAACCTGAGCTGCACCGAGGACGTCTGCGACGGCAAGGGCGGCTGCGGGGAGCACAAGCTCCGCCCGACCTCCTGCCTCATCAACGGCAAGTGCTACTCCAAGGGCGAGACCGACGCCAACGGCTGCAACGTCTGCGACCCGTCGAAGACCCAGAGCGCCTGGACCTCGCTCGGGGACCACTGCGAGATCGGCAGCAAGTGCTACAAGCCGGGCGACGCGGACTCGACCGGCTGCGGCGTGTGCGATCCGGCGACGAAGATCGACGGGTGGACGGTCAAGAAGGACGCCTGCCTCATCGGGGGCAAGTGCTACACGCCCAAGGAGCTGGACACCACCAAGTGCGGCGAGTGCGACCCGTCGAAGAGCAAGACCGACTGGACCTCTCTCGCCGACAAGTGCCTGATCGGCGCCACCTGCTACGACAACGGCAAGACCGACGACTCCGGCTGCCTGAGCTGCAACTACGCGGCGAACGCGAAGAGCTGGACGCTCCTCGCCGGGGCGCAGACGCAGCTCTACGACTTCGAGGGGGGCGCCGTGACCGGGTGGACCTTCGAGGGGTCGAGCACGGCGGTGAAGTGGCAGGCCTCGACGCGGCGGCCCGGCGCCGGGACGCATTCGCTCTACTACGGCGACCCGGCCAAGGGGAACTTCGACACGGGCTGGCTCGACTCGAACGACGGCAAGGCCGTGAGCCCGTCGGTGGCCATCTCCGCCGGCAAGAAGGCCGCCCTTCGGTTCATGCTCTACATGGATACCGAGTCGGGGGCCTACTCCGACGTGCTCGAGGTCTCCGTGGTGGACGGCAGCACGGCCACCAAGGTGTGGACCAAGACCTACAGCAACGTGAAGCTCAAGGCCTGGCAGGAGATCGTGGTGGACGTGACCAAGTACGCCGGCAAGTCGGTCAAGATCCAGTTCGTCTTCGACACGGTGACCTCCTACACGAACAGCGGCGAGGGCGTGTTCATCGACAACGTGCAGATCCACCACGGCTGCTGA